Proteins encoded by one window of Kribbella italica:
- a CDS encoding tRNA (adenine-N1)-methyltransferase, whose product MSDLRDFPDAAFSGVHHGPLQPGEWITLSDSKGRRHSVFLERGKTFHTTKGGIEHDALIDGPDAVTVRSKGGVEYLALRPLMADYSVSMPRGAQVIYPKDTAQIVTMADIFPGAKVVEAGAGSGALTTALLRAVGIHGEVISFERREDFAEVARKNVTGFFGAEHPAWRLEVGDLVEKLDETEVDRVVLDMLAPWECVDAVAGALAPGGVFCAYVATTTQLSRFVETLRAHGEFTEPRAWESLVRDWHVEGLAVRPGHRMQGHTAFLVTARRMAPGVQAPMKKRRPAPGAYGDDYSGPRRSESAQDTP is encoded by the coding sequence ATGTCTGATCTGCGTGATTTTCCTGATGCGGCGTTTTCCGGGGTTCATCATGGGCCGTTGCAGCCGGGGGAGTGGATCACGTTGTCCGACTCCAAGGGCCGGCGGCACTCGGTGTTCCTGGAGCGTGGGAAGACGTTCCACACCACCAAGGGCGGGATCGAGCACGACGCGCTGATCGACGGTCCGGACGCGGTGACGGTCCGCTCCAAGGGCGGCGTGGAGTACCTGGCGCTGCGGCCGCTGATGGCCGACTACTCGGTGTCGATGCCGCGCGGCGCGCAGGTGATCTATCCCAAGGACACCGCGCAGATCGTGACGATGGCCGACATCTTCCCGGGCGCGAAGGTGGTCGAGGCCGGCGCCGGTTCCGGCGCGCTGACCACCGCGCTGCTGCGGGCGGTCGGGATCCACGGCGAGGTGATCTCGTTCGAGCGCCGCGAGGACTTCGCCGAGGTCGCTCGCAAGAACGTGACCGGCTTCTTCGGCGCCGAGCACCCGGCCTGGCGGCTCGAGGTCGGCGACCTGGTCGAGAAGCTCGACGAGACCGAGGTCGACCGCGTCGTACTGGACATGCTGGCCCCCTGGGAGTGCGTCGACGCCGTCGCGGGTGCCCTGGCCCCGGGCGGGGTGTTCTGCGCGTACGTCGCCACCACGACCCAGCTGAGCCGTTTCGTCGAGACGCTGCGGGCGCACGGCGAGTTCACCGAGCCGCGGGCCTGGGAGTCGCTGGTGCGCGACTGGCACGTCGAAGGACTGGCCGTCCGGCCGGGCCACCGGATGCAGGGGCACACCGCGTTCCTGGTCACCGCGCGGCGGATGGCGCCCGGCGTACAGGCCCCGATGAAGAAGCGCCGGCCGGCGCCGGGAGCCTACGGCGACGACTACTCCGGACCGCGCAGATCCGAATCGGCGCAGGACACGCCCTGA
- the arc gene encoding proteasome ATPase, protein MIVAGDESPTAAELRNQVRYLEAEVAALRRRLLEHPADSRSLESRLSETQASLASVTAQNERLADTLREAREKIIALKEEVDRLAQPPSGFGTFLGRNDDDTLDVFTGGRKLRVAASPSVDLDALKLGQELMLNEALNVVEACDFEVVGDVVMLKELLADGERALVIAQADEERIVRLASPLLDQPLRAGDSLLLEPRSGYVYEKIPKSEVEELVLEEVPDIDYTQIGGLFGQIEQIRDAVEMPYLHKDLFLEHELKPPKGVLLYGPPGCGKTLIAKAVANSLAKKVAERTGVEGRSFFLNIKGPELLNKYVGETERHIRLVFQRAREKASEGMPVIVFFDEMDSLFRTRGSGVSSDVENTIVPQLLSEIDGVEGLENVLVIGASNREDMIDPAILRPGRLDVKIKIERPDAEAARDIFSKYLTTTLPLHPEDLSEFGGDRGECVSGMIQRTVERMYTEADENRFLEVTYANGDKEVLYFKDFNSGAMIQNIVDRAKKMAIKAFLDDQQKGLRVQHLLQACVDEFKENEDLPNTTNPDDWARISGKKGERIVYIRTLISGKQGTEPGRSIDTATNTGQYL, encoded by the coding sequence ATGATCGTGGCTGGAGACGAGAGTCCTACCGCGGCAGAGCTGCGTAACCAGGTCCGTTACCTGGAGGCCGAGGTCGCAGCGTTGCGGCGTCGGTTGCTGGAGCACCCGGCTGACAGCCGGTCGCTCGAGAGCAGGCTGTCCGAAACCCAGGCGTCCTTGGCGAGCGTGACCGCGCAGAACGAGCGGTTGGCGGACACGCTGCGCGAGGCCCGAGAGAAGATCATCGCTTTGAAGGAGGAGGTCGACCGGCTGGCGCAACCGCCGTCCGGTTTCGGGACCTTCCTCGGCCGCAACGACGACGACACGCTGGACGTGTTCACCGGAGGCCGCAAGCTCCGGGTCGCGGCGAGCCCGTCAGTCGACCTGGACGCGCTCAAGCTCGGCCAGGAACTGATGCTGAACGAGGCGCTGAACGTGGTCGAGGCCTGCGACTTCGAGGTCGTCGGCGACGTGGTGATGCTGAAGGAGCTGCTGGCCGACGGCGAGCGGGCGCTGGTGATCGCGCAGGCCGACGAGGAACGCATCGTCCGGCTCGCGTCGCCGCTGCTCGACCAGCCGCTGCGCGCCGGCGACTCGTTGCTGCTGGAGCCGCGCTCCGGCTATGTGTACGAGAAGATCCCGAAGTCCGAGGTCGAGGAGCTGGTGCTCGAAGAGGTCCCGGACATCGACTACACGCAGATCGGTGGCCTGTTCGGCCAGATCGAGCAGATCCGGGACGCGGTCGAGATGCCGTACCTGCACAAGGACCTGTTCCTGGAGCACGAGCTGAAGCCGCCGAAGGGTGTCCTGCTGTACGGGCCGCCCGGCTGCGGCAAGACGCTGATCGCCAAGGCGGTCGCGAACTCGCTGGCCAAGAAGGTGGCCGAGCGGACCGGTGTCGAGGGCAGGTCGTTCTTCCTCAACATCAAGGGTCCCGAGCTGCTGAACAAGTACGTCGGCGAGACCGAGCGGCACATCCGCCTGGTCTTCCAGCGGGCTCGTGAGAAGGCCTCCGAGGGCATGCCCGTCATCGTGTTCTTCGACGAGATGGACTCGCTGTTCCGGACCCGTGGGTCGGGGGTGTCCTCCGACGTGGAGAACACGATCGTCCCGCAGTTGCTGAGCGAGATCGACGGCGTCGAGGGCCTGGAGAACGTGCTGGTCATCGGAGCGTCGAACCGCGAGGACATGATCGACCCGGCGATCCTGCGGCCGGGCCGGCTGGACGTGAAGATCAAGATCGAGCGTCCGGACGCCGAGGCGGCGCGGGACATCTTCTCGAAGTACCTGACCACCACGCTGCCGCTGCACCCCGAGGACCTGAGCGAGTTCGGCGGGGACCGGGGCGAGTGCGTGAGCGGGATGATCCAGCGCACCGTCGAGCGGATGTACACCGAGGCCGACGAGAACCGGTTCCTCGAGGTCACCTACGCCAACGGTGACAAGGAGGTCCTGTACTTCAAGGACTTCAACTCCGGCGCGATGATCCAGAACATCGTCGACCGGGCCAAGAAGATGGCCATCAAGGCGTTCCTCGACGACCAGCAGAAGGGTCTGCGGGTGCAGCACCTGCTGCAGGCCTGTGTCGACGAGTTCAAGGAGAACGAGGACCTGCCGAACACGACCAACCCGGACGACTGGGCCCGGATCTCCGGCAAGAAGGGCGAGCGGATCGTCTACATCCGCACGCTCATCTCCGGCAAGCAGGGCACCGAGCCGGGCCGGTCGATCGACACGGCGACCAACACGGGGCAGTACCTGTAG